The Palaemon carinicauda isolate YSFRI2023 chromosome 38, ASM3689809v2, whole genome shotgun sequence genomic interval TACATAGGTTGCAAAAAGGTTTTGCCATTCCTCTGGAAAAGAATATAGGTTCTGAAAAGGGTTCGTCGTTTCTCTTTAAAAGTTTTTACGTTCCAAAAATGATTTTTTGTTGTTCTAGAACAGTGTGCAGTCTCCAAAAGGGGTTTCCTATTGCTTGAAAACAATATTTCTGTTCCAAAAATGGTTCGCCCTTGCTCTGGAGCAGTAGGTAGGTTCCAAAAATGGTTTATCCTTATTTTGAAACAGTAGGCCAACACATGTGTAAAAGAACAGCTTCTTCATCATATTGGAACAGTACTTACTTCCTCAAGCAAAGTGTTTGTTGTACTTATCCATTGTgtatttattagtatttttttcattatagtttaTCTATAGTAAATTTAAAGGAATAGTTTTACTGGTGCGGTGGAACACTACGTTGATGCAGCCTTTTTACATCTActtattttgctgtattattgcATACTTGCCAAAAAGTGTTTCATCATTGCATAAGGACAGTacgtaaatgtgtttttttttattgaattatcacCGGATCAATGTAGGGTATAACTGTAGCTGCATATGACAGGCATTGAGAACTTAACCAATACAAAAGACCAATGTACCTTCAATTATATTTATAACCTAACAAGAATATGAAATGTGTTATTGGAGAAGGAGAAATATGTAGtggttaatttttattcattttgatgttgggGGAAATGAGATAggcattaccatttttttttttgtcagacaaGTGTTGAGGCCATTACTTTGTCATTGGATTTCAGACAAATTGCGTATTTTTTAACAGTATCaccattaaaataggtctttcatgtataaactaaaaactttaaaaatcaacaaggtagaatagtgtgcccgagtgtaccgtcaagcaagagaactctagcccaacacgtggaagaccattgtacagaagatatggcactgCCCAAGGTTAGAGGACAATCATTTAATTTtgctgtgtccttctcctagaagagctgtttaccttagcttaagaatctcttctgcccttaccaagagaaagtagtcactgaataatttcagtacagtagttaacccctcgaggtaagaagaatttttcagttatcttagtgttgtcaggtgtatgaggaaagaggagaacttGTTACTTgttaagaataggctagactatttggtgtatgtgtaggcgtagAGGAAAAAGTAGCCATAACAAGAGAGGGATTCAGTGAAGTACTATCTGGCTAATCAAAGAACCAAATTACTTTATAGAGGTAATATCGCAATGGGGGGCTAGTGCCTTGGGCACCCTACTACCTAAAGAGGACTTTTGAAACTAATTTTTTCACATTCGGTTGTTTTATTTACAAAGATAATTTACCAAGACATTTATGGCATGTAAAGTTGATTAAATCTTCTCATTGAGAAGAAGAGATATTTAAAGATATGAAAGAAAAAGAGCATCGTATATGGCATCCGAAAAAAGGATGTTTAGGACTCCTTAGGCGTAGGCTGGTGGGGGTGGGCCATATGCAGGCTTGGCAGGGGGTGGGTAGGAAGCCTCTCCTTCGTAGGCCACGTCGGCGACGTAGCCGTTGTCGTGGTCGGCGGTGAAGGTGACGATCTGGGTGCGACCGTCGGGGAGGGCTACGCGGTATGACCCGGAGGTGACTTGACCGTCGCTGATCTCGTCGTGAGCGAAGTCGTTGCCGGTGTAGTCGTCCTTGACGGCATAGGCGAAATCAAAGGGCATGCCTGGTTCCTTGTAGGACGGGGGAGGGGCCCCATATGCTGGAGGGGAGTCAGGAGCTGGAGCGGAGCAAGCTACTGCCACAAGGGTGGCAATGACGAAGAGCTGTAAACGAAGATCAGTTTCATTTATTAAAATTTGGTTCCTCTAAAGTTCATTTGGTGTCTGTTAACATAGGCATTGAATGTGGTTGGTAGTACCAAGGATAAAGAAAGTCAAATGGCTAGTGATCTCAtccgaaaaaataaaaatttaaaactaaaatggAGATATTTCCGTCACTTATTAAAGATTAAGGGAAAGGTGCTCATctggtgatatatacatataaatatacacacacacacacacacacacacatatatatatatatatatatatatatatatatatatatatatatatata includes:
- the LOC137630179 gene encoding cuticle protein 7-like, with the protein product MSAKLFVIATLVAVACSAPAPDSPPAYGAPPPSYKEPGMPFDFAYAVKDDYTGNDFAHDEISDGQVTSGSYRVALPDGRTQIVTFTADHDNGYVADVAYEGEASYPPPAKPAYGPPPPAYA